A stretch of Myxococcus hansupus DNA encodes these proteins:
- a CDS encoding sigma-54-dependent transcriptional regulator encodes MKPGPRILVVDDDPGVLKALRGLLSDEGFTPVEARSAAEATRLLDAPEGPPAMMLLDIRMPGETGLELLARLPRPLPVPVVVLSGEASPAEAVQALRLGATDFVEKPPSPERLVTALRNALALGALQEERERLLDALARPGHLVGDSLSMVSLRQLITRVGPSDTAILITGETGTGKERVARALHLASGRKGRLVAVNCAAIPSTLLESELFGHEKGAFSGALSRRAGRIEQAHGGTLFLDELGDMPLELQAKLLRVLETKEVERLGGSLPVPVDARVLAATHQDLTRAVKEGRFRQDLYFRLNVMPLQIPPLRERPEDLLPLARAFAAELAGQHVPLVLAPGAEAALHAYAWPGNVRELRNLIERLNLLRGEGPLTLGPELVAGPQPAATASRTLLGDKSYREHVEDFERELIRAALQQGESIAGAARLLQVDRGNLYRRIKALGLPVT; translated from the coding sequence ATGAAGCCCGGACCTCGCATCCTCGTCGTCGACGACGACCCTGGCGTCCTCAAGGCCCTCCGCGGGCTGCTCAGCGATGAAGGCTTCACGCCCGTGGAGGCGCGCTCCGCGGCGGAGGCCACCCGGCTGCTCGACGCGCCCGAGGGCCCGCCCGCGATGATGCTGCTCGACATTCGCATGCCGGGCGAGACGGGCCTGGAGTTGCTCGCGCGGCTGCCGCGCCCGCTCCCCGTGCCCGTGGTGGTGCTGTCCGGCGAGGCCTCTCCCGCCGAAGCCGTGCAGGCCCTGCGGCTGGGCGCGACGGACTTCGTCGAGAAGCCCCCTTCGCCCGAGCGGCTCGTCACCGCGCTGCGGAACGCGCTGGCGCTGGGTGCGCTTCAAGAAGAGCGCGAGCGGCTGTTGGATGCACTGGCCCGCCCCGGACACCTCGTGGGTGACAGCCTCAGCATGGTGTCACTGCGCCAGCTCATCACCCGGGTGGGCCCCAGCGACACCGCCATCCTCATCACTGGCGAGACGGGCACGGGCAAGGAGCGTGTCGCGCGGGCGCTGCACCTCGCGTCGGGGCGCAAGGGCCGGCTGGTCGCCGTCAACTGCGCGGCGATTCCCTCCACCCTGTTGGAGAGCGAGCTGTTCGGCCACGAGAAGGGCGCGTTCTCCGGCGCGCTGTCACGGCGCGCGGGCCGCATCGAACAGGCGCACGGTGGCACGCTGTTCCTCGACGAGTTGGGGGACATGCCGCTGGAGCTTCAAGCCAAGCTGCTGCGCGTTCTGGAGACGAAGGAAGTGGAGCGCCTGGGCGGCAGCCTCCCGGTGCCGGTGGACGCGCGCGTGCTCGCGGCCACGCACCAGGACCTCACCCGCGCGGTGAAGGAGGGCCGCTTCCGTCAGGACCTCTACTTCCGCCTCAACGTGATGCCGCTCCAGATTCCGCCGCTGCGTGAGCGGCCGGAGGACCTGCTGCCGCTGGCGCGCGCCTTCGCGGCGGAGCTGGCGGGGCAGCACGTGCCCCTCGTGCTCGCCCCCGGCGCGGAGGCGGCCCTGCATGCCTATGCGTGGCCGGGCAACGTGCGCGAGCTGCGCAACCTCATCGAGCGCCTCAACCTGCTTCGAGGCGAAGGCCCGCTGACGCTCGGACCGGAGCTCGTCGCCGGGCCCCAGCCCGCCGCCACGGCCAGCCGCACGTTGCTGGGCGACAAGAGCTACCGCGAGCACGTGGAGGACTTCGAGCGCGAGTTGATTCGCGCCGCGCTCCAGCAGGGCGAAAGCATCGCGGGTGCCGCGCGGCTGCTCCAGGTCGACCGGGGCAACCTCTACCGGCGCATCAAGGCGCTCGGGCTCCCCGTCACGTGA
- a CDS encoding arylsulfatase — protein MSLKEYPPGTAFPGVIGRTDAESTPAWPAPLRAKPGAPNVLFIVLDDTGFGQLGCYGSPIRTPNLDRLAKGGLLYNNMHTTALCSPTRSCILTGRNHHSNGMAGITEISVGYPGRNGTIPFENGFLSEMLAGHGYNTYCVGKWHLTPAEQTSAAGPYSRWPLGRGFERYYGFLGGDTHQYYPDLVHDNHPVRPPKTPEEGYHLTEDLVDRAIGFVADAKQVAPDKPFFLYFCTGAMHAPHHVPTEWSDRYKGQFDGGWDAYREKVFRRQLELGILPPGTQLSRHDPDVQAWDSLSSDEQHLYARMMEVFAGFLEHTDHHLGRLLRSLEESGELENTLVMVISDNGASAEGGLHGSVNELKFFNNTPESLEQNLAAMGDLGGPRHFNHYPWGWAWAGNTPFKRWKRETYRGGTSDPFIVHWPRGIRARGEIRSQYCHAIDMVPTVLDCLGIEAPAEIRGVTQSPVEGVSFKSSFQDADAESRHHTQYFEMFCHRAIYHDGWRAVCPFPGPSFTEAKEPFGAARFTEARLRELDAHGWELYHVAEDWTETRDVAARERDKLIELIARWYVEAGRYDVLPLVTPSLELFSLERPQLSRERERYVYRPNTSPAPENVAAHVLNRTHTITAQVDVKDGAEGVLLCHGGLTGGYSLFIKDRKLHYVYNFVGEKEFHLESAVDVPGGPSELRFEFQLTGAPDLPAGRGAPGLGRLFINGDLVAQCDIPKTMPLLISLGEGLTCGRDENSAVSQQYQPPFAFKGGTLVEVVVDVSGEHLHDPATEASTVMARQ, from the coding sequence ATGTCGCTCAAGGAATACCCGCCCGGCACCGCGTTCCCTGGTGTCATTGGACGCACGGACGCGGAGTCCACTCCCGCCTGGCCCGCGCCGCTGCGCGCGAAGCCCGGGGCACCCAACGTCCTCTTCATTGTCTTGGATGACACGGGCTTCGGCCAGCTCGGTTGCTATGGCTCGCCCATTCGTACGCCGAACCTGGACCGGCTGGCGAAGGGCGGCTTGCTCTACAACAACATGCACACCACCGCGCTGTGCTCGCCCACGCGCTCGTGCATCCTCACCGGCCGCAACCACCACTCCAATGGCATGGCCGGCATCACCGAAATCTCCGTCGGGTACCCAGGGCGCAACGGCACCATTCCCTTCGAGAACGGCTTCCTGTCGGAGATGCTGGCCGGGCACGGCTACAACACCTACTGCGTGGGCAAGTGGCACCTCACCCCCGCCGAGCAGACGAGCGCCGCGGGTCCCTACTCGCGCTGGCCCCTGGGGCGCGGCTTCGAGCGCTACTACGGCTTTCTTGGCGGCGACACGCATCAGTACTACCCGGACCTCGTTCACGACAATCATCCGGTCCGTCCGCCAAAGACACCCGAGGAGGGCTACCACCTGACAGAGGACCTGGTGGACCGGGCCATCGGCTTCGTCGCGGACGCGAAGCAGGTGGCGCCCGACAAGCCCTTCTTCCTCTACTTCTGCACCGGCGCGATGCATGCGCCCCACCATGTCCCCACGGAGTGGTCGGACCGGTACAAGGGGCAGTTCGATGGCGGTTGGGACGCCTACCGGGAGAAGGTCTTCCGCCGTCAGCTCGAGCTGGGAATCCTTCCTCCCGGCACGCAGCTATCCCGGCACGACCCGGACGTGCAGGCGTGGGACAGCCTGTCCTCCGATGAGCAGCACCTCTATGCGCGGATGATGGAGGTGTTCGCGGGCTTCCTGGAGCACACGGACCACCACCTCGGCCGGCTCCTGCGTTCCCTGGAGGAGAGCGGCGAACTGGAGAACACGCTCGTCATGGTCATCTCCGACAATGGCGCCAGCGCGGAGGGCGGACTGCACGGCTCCGTCAACGAGCTGAAGTTCTTCAACAACACGCCGGAGTCGCTGGAGCAGAACCTGGCGGCGATGGGGGACCTTGGCGGGCCCCGCCACTTCAACCACTACCCTTGGGGCTGGGCGTGGGCGGGCAACACGCCCTTCAAACGGTGGAAGCGCGAGACCTACCGGGGTGGAACGTCGGACCCGTTCATCGTCCACTGGCCCCGTGGCATCCGGGCGCGAGGAGAAATCCGTTCGCAGTACTGTCACGCCATCGACATGGTCCCCACGGTGCTGGACTGTCTGGGCATCGAGGCCCCCGCGGAGATTCGCGGCGTCACGCAGTCTCCCGTCGAAGGTGTCAGCTTCAAGTCCTCCTTCCAGGACGCGGACGCGGAGAGCCGACACCACACGCAGTACTTCGAGATGTTCTGCCACCGTGCCATCTACCACGACGGTTGGCGCGCGGTGTGTCCGTTCCCCGGTCCCTCGTTCACGGAGGCGAAAGAGCCCTTCGGCGCGGCGCGCTTCACGGAGGCCCGGTTGCGCGAGTTGGACGCGCATGGCTGGGAGCTGTACCACGTGGCGGAGGACTGGACGGAGACGCGGGACGTGGCCGCGAGGGAGCGTGACAAGCTCATCGAGCTGATTGCCCGTTGGTATGTGGAGGCGGGCCGGTACGACGTGCTGCCGCTCGTCACGCCGTCCTTGGAGCTCTTCTCCTTGGAGCGTCCGCAGTTGTCCAGGGAGCGGGAGCGGTACGTCTACCGGCCCAACACCTCGCCCGCGCCTGAGAACGTCGCGGCCCACGTCCTCAATCGAACCCACACCATCACCGCGCAGGTGGACGTGAAGGACGGCGCGGAGGGCGTGCTGCTCTGTCACGGTGGATTGACGGGCGGGTACTCGCTCTTCATCAAGGACCGCAAGCTCCACTACGTCTACAACTTCGTCGGCGAGAAGGAGTTCCACCTCGAGTCCGCCGTGGACGTACCAGGCGGCCCGTCCGAGCTGCGCTTCGAGTTCCAGCTCACGGGCGCCCCGGACCTGCCCGCGGGACGCGGTGCTCCGGGCCTGGGGCGCCTCTTCATCAACGGAGACCTGGTGGCCCAGTGCGACATTCCGAAGACGATGCCGCTGCTCATCAGCCTGGGTGAAGGACTGACGTGTGGCCGGGACGAGAACTCCGCCGTGAGCCAGCAGTATCAGCCGCCGTTCGCGTTCAAGGGAGGGACGCTGGTGGAGGTGGTGGTGGACGTGTCCGGCGAGCACCTCCATGACCCGGCGACAGAGGCGAGCACCGTCATGGCACGCCAGTAG
- a CDS encoding Imm49 family immunity protein, translating into MASQYLSVFVRNALEENEELLQDVLTGRADTETLLTFCENFRRAGIGALFLGSAPKLFRQMLHYSGRAYAHFLGRAGPRTVLTSKANPFFDAVGAGDFDAAALIAHTSRRDWGQGEEYEEDFLFVEFLMQRFFLGATPQAGAALLERYEASLQGAEDCRLPMCHALLTRDSQAFNSTLTTFLSERDEWLTQLSDGGAVSDESAATEGNLCVPGLALVKLAERDGLETEQDYLHVPSTARKGGLIAFAPDAWRALWD; encoded by the coding sequence ATGGCTTCCCAGTACCTGTCCGTCTTCGTGCGGAACGCGTTGGAGGAGAACGAGGAACTGCTCCAGGACGTGCTCACGGGCAGGGCGGATACCGAGACGCTGCTCACGTTCTGCGAGAATTTCCGCCGTGCGGGCATCGGGGCGCTCTTCCTGGGAAGTGCGCCGAAGCTGTTCCGGCAGATGTTGCATTACAGCGGTCGTGCCTATGCGCACTTTCTCGGCCGGGCCGGGCCTCGCACGGTGCTGACGAGCAAAGCGAACCCCTTCTTCGATGCGGTGGGCGCCGGAGACTTCGATGCCGCGGCGCTCATCGCCCACACGTCTCGTCGTGATTGGGGCCAAGGAGAGGAGTACGAAGAAGACTTTCTCTTCGTCGAGTTCCTGATGCAGCGCTTCTTTCTTGGCGCCACGCCTCAGGCGGGGGCGGCCCTGCTCGAACGCTATGAAGCCTCGCTTCAAGGCGCGGAGGACTGCCGGCTTCCCATGTGCCATGCGCTCCTCACCCGGGACTCCCAGGCCTTCAACTCCACCCTCACCACGTTCCTGAGTGAGCGGGACGAGTGGCTCACGCAGTTGTCGGATGGCGGTGCCGTGTCGGATGAGTCCGCCGCCACGGAGGGAAATCTGTGCGTCCCAGGGCTGGCCTTGGTGAAGCTGGCGGAGCGCGATGGCTTGGAGACCGAGCAGGACTATCTCCATGTTCCTTCCACCGCGAGGAAGGGCGGCCTCATCGCGTTCGCCCCCGACGCCTGGCGGGCGCTCTGGGATTAG
- a CDS encoding imm11 family protein, giving the protein MGDPDDDSLCFLDNFVEGINPLAHRASSGVRIGVEYPKEAKIFMNRENPGIKLSPLLGNSRNVLVGSNEFKAAIEKHCKNEIEYLPFTLYDHRKRVHSRDYFIINPIGTFDCLDRKESVIEWDDEDPEEIIGIDKIVLDRKKMKDAPQCFRIDKAPTSYVLGLEVAREFKARSFKNIWWTELPLSGGQ; this is encoded by the coding sequence TTGGGTGACCCTGATGATGACAGTCTTTGCTTCTTGGACAACTTCGTCGAGGGCATCAATCCCTTGGCCCATCGCGCCTCGAGCGGCGTTCGCATCGGCGTGGAGTATCCCAAAGAGGCCAAGATCTTCATGAACCGGGAGAACCCGGGCATCAAGCTGTCTCCGCTGCTGGGAAACAGCCGGAACGTGCTGGTGGGGTCGAATGAATTCAAGGCCGCCATCGAAAAGCACTGCAAGAACGAGATTGAGTACCTGCCGTTCACGCTCTACGACCACCGCAAGCGCGTTCATAGCCGGGACTACTTCATCATCAATCCCATTGGCACCTTCGACTGCCTCGACCGCAAGGAGAGTGTCATCGAATGGGATGACGAGGACCCCGAAGAAATCATTGGGATCGATAAGATTGTCCTCGACCGGAAGAAGATGAAGGACGCGCCTCAGTGCTTCCGCATCGACAAGGCACCTACCTCCTACGTGTTGGGACTGGAAGTCGCTCGGGAGTTCAAGGCTCGGAGCTTCAAGAACATCTGGTGGACAGAGCTGCCACTCAGCGGCGGTCAGTGA
- a CDS encoding AHH domain-containing protein has translation MSKDQHTWDIENLPGKHLSQKGKGCLNRHQGYKDNDPCSHQWQGYQRAKSDSGRYNWPAYKSLSVEVREKSFLMETFWFIAKSTKPPVKGEWDLAHEFMSRKKQWMRNFRTNASTPYWHEAHHLVPNSDLRGAILNVGKGHRLEGRVVLLVRGGLMDEGYNLNAALNMIILPMDRKVSSALRLPRHRKTRMTRSHQGYSKNVRLLLDAVFAPLQAKVEKCKGKLPAYRKCRRKIERISRDLYPKVIDAGAQMGGRSQAIDDMPASSFQKQEPGAANYTDL, from the coding sequence ATGTCGAAAGACCAGCACACGTGGGACATCGAGAACCTTCCGGGGAAGCACCTCTCCCAAAAGGGAAAGGGATGCCTCAACCGGCACCAGGGATACAAAGACAATGACCCCTGCAGTCATCAATGGCAGGGCTATCAGCGGGCCAAGTCCGATTCGGGCCGCTACAACTGGCCTGCCTACAAGTCGCTGAGCGTCGAGGTCCGCGAGAAGAGTTTCCTCATGGAGACCTTCTGGTTCATCGCGAAGTCCACCAAGCCTCCTGTGAAGGGGGAATGGGACCTCGCTCATGAGTTCATGAGCCGGAAGAAACAGTGGATGAGGAACTTCAGGACGAACGCGAGCACGCCGTATTGGCACGAGGCACATCACCTCGTTCCCAACAGCGACCTTCGTGGGGCCATCCTCAATGTCGGGAAGGGACACCGCTTGGAAGGGAGGGTGGTCCTGCTGGTGCGCGGCGGGTTGATGGACGAGGGCTACAACCTCAATGCCGCGCTCAACATGATCATCCTGCCCATGGACAGGAAGGTATCCAGTGCCCTCCGGTTGCCTCGGCATCGCAAGACCCGGATGACGCGTTCTCACCAGGGCTACAGCAAGAACGTACGGCTCTTGCTCGATGCGGTGTTCGCGCCTCTTCAAGCGAAGGTGGAGAAGTGCAAGGGGAAGCTTCCTGCCTACAGGAAGTGCAGAAGGAAGATCGAACGAATCTCTCGGGACCTCTACCCGAAGGTCATTGATGCCGGCGCGCAGATGGGCGGGCGCAGTCAAGCCATCGACGACATGCCCGCCTCCAGCTTTCAGAAGCAGGAACCTGGAGCCGCCAACTACACGGACCTTTGA
- a CDS encoding DUF6484 domain-containing protein, with protein sequence MSSSVPKRQAPLASSGERILEPRVGWVAALAGDGLVRVDFPGNVAGPLVARVSLGLERAVLVRAAAERHGAILLFENGDPRLPMLVGLVAPTSATPLIDAVLERSLEEVPKEARVDGRRVVIEGRDEVVLRCGKATLTLRRNGEVVLRGLNIRTEADGIQRIKGGKVQIN encoded by the coding sequence ATGAGTTCTTCCGTTCCCAAGAGGCAAGCACCCTTGGCGTCATCGGGGGAGCGCATTCTGGAGCCGCGTGTCGGGTGGGTGGCGGCGCTGGCGGGAGATGGCCTCGTGCGCGTGGACTTTCCCGGCAACGTGGCGGGACCTCTTGTCGCGCGTGTCTCCCTGGGACTGGAGCGAGCGGTGCTGGTTCGTGCCGCCGCTGAGCGCCACGGCGCCATCCTGCTCTTCGAAAACGGTGACCCCCGCTTGCCGATGTTGGTCGGACTGGTTGCTCCCACCAGCGCGACACCGCTCATCGACGCGGTGTTGGAGCGCTCCCTTGAAGAGGTTCCAAAAGAGGCGCGCGTGGATGGCAGGCGCGTCGTCATCGAGGGGCGCGATGAAGTGGTGCTGCGGTGTGGGAAGGCGACGCTGACACTGCGCCGGAACGGTGAGGTGGTGTTGCGTGGACTCAACATCCGAACCGAAGCCGACGGGATTCAGCGCATCAAGGGCGGGAAGGTTCAGATCAACTGA
- a CDS encoding DUF4150 domain-containing protein — MPNTVGVNALSVVKEDSNGVTVAFPDVCKTPSPAGPVPVPYPNVARSADTAKGSKKVTADGKPVCLEDSNFSTSTGDEAGTAGGGVASGKTKGKAEFVNYAFDVLIEGKHVARAFDLMLHNDKNTPPAPVMQPPVVASGKSAQDVCECCGEPR; from the coding sequence ATGCCGAACACCGTGGGCGTGAATGCGCTGTCCGTCGTGAAGGAGGACAGCAACGGCGTCACCGTTGCGTTTCCCGACGTCTGCAAGACGCCGAGCCCCGCGGGGCCGGTTCCGGTTCCCTATCCCAACGTCGCGCGCTCGGCGGACACCGCCAAGGGAAGCAAGAAGGTGACGGCGGATGGGAAGCCTGTGTGCCTGGAAGACTCGAACTTCAGCACCAGCACGGGAGATGAAGCCGGCACGGCAGGGGGCGGGGTGGCTTCGGGCAAGACGAAGGGCAAGGCGGAGTTCGTCAATTACGCGTTCGACGTGCTGATTGAAGGCAAGCATGTGGCCCGCGCGTTCGACCTGATGCTCCACAACGACAAGAACACGCCGCCCGCTCCGGTCATGCAGCCTCCTGTGGTTGCTTCGGGAAAGTCCGCGCAGGACGTGTGTGAGTGCTGTGGCGAGCCTCGTTGA
- a CDS encoding FAD-dependent oxidoreductase yields MELTRRELVAAFLGSAVATSACRTSRPRGRVPGAVVDKVVEVGHQLRGGPLPRADLVEPVEVLVVGAGVAGLSAAWRLAAAGVRGVRVLELEAEPGGTSRSGRNAVSAYPWGAHYLPAPLEDRGPVVRLLREMGAVSGVDDAGRPHFEESLLIHEPEERFFYRGHWYEGLYLHAGASAEDLEELRRFEARMNGFAAARDAKGRRAFAVPSGLSSDDAEWTALDALSMAAWLEREGFRSTRLKWVVDYACRDDFGTTAEHVSAWAGIWYFTARQDGNGERSEGYLSWPEGNGRLVRQLVSALPPGALERNVLAHTVEPVEGGCRVDAVDAATGKPRAFLARQVVLACPRFVAAHVVAPWRRERPEWLGGFTYGPWVVANLTLSSPPRSRGFPLAWDNVFYESRSLGYVVATHQTLRQDERGPTVLTWYLPMDGGDAKAEREKALSATYADWESLVMADMVPAHPGIEAQAQRLEVQRWGHAMVRPTPGFMWGEARKAAAESLGRTLHFAHSDLGGMGLFEEANWFGVRAAERVLAELGRRELSWL; encoded by the coding sequence GTGGAACTGACGCGGCGGGAGCTGGTCGCCGCGTTCCTCGGTTCCGCGGTGGCGACCAGCGCGTGCCGGACTTCGAGGCCGCGTGGCCGCGTGCCGGGCGCGGTGGTGGACAAGGTCGTCGAGGTGGGCCACCAACTGCGCGGCGGGCCGCTGCCTCGCGCGGACCTCGTCGAGCCGGTGGAGGTGCTGGTCGTGGGCGCGGGCGTGGCGGGCCTGTCCGCGGCGTGGCGGCTGGCGGCGGCGGGCGTCCGGGGCGTGCGGGTGTTGGAGCTGGAGGCCGAGCCGGGAGGCACGTCTCGCTCCGGGCGCAACGCCGTCTCCGCGTATCCGTGGGGCGCGCACTACCTGCCGGCGCCGCTGGAGGACCGGGGGCCGGTGGTGCGGTTGCTGCGCGAGATGGGCGCGGTGTCCGGCGTGGACGACGCGGGCCGCCCGCACTTCGAGGAGTCGCTGCTCATCCACGAGCCGGAGGAGCGCTTCTTCTACCGGGGCCACTGGTACGAAGGGCTGTACCTGCACGCGGGGGCCAGCGCGGAGGACCTGGAGGAGCTGCGGCGCTTCGAGGCGCGCATGAATGGCTTCGCGGCGGCGCGCGACGCGAAGGGTCGCCGGGCCTTCGCGGTGCCGTCGGGGCTGTCCAGTGACGACGCGGAATGGACGGCGCTGGACGCGCTGAGCATGGCCGCGTGGCTGGAGCGCGAGGGCTTCCGTTCGACGCGGCTGAAGTGGGTGGTGGACTACGCGTGCCGGGACGACTTCGGCACCACCGCCGAGCACGTCTCCGCGTGGGCGGGCATCTGGTACTTCACCGCGCGGCAGGACGGGAATGGAGAGCGCAGCGAGGGCTACTTGAGCTGGCCCGAGGGCAACGGCCGGCTGGTGCGGCAGTTGGTGTCCGCGCTGCCGCCCGGTGCGCTGGAGCGCAACGTGCTGGCGCACACGGTGGAGCCCGTGGAGGGCGGCTGCCGGGTGGACGCGGTGGACGCGGCCACGGGCAAGCCGAGGGCCTTCCTGGCGCGGCAGGTGGTGCTGGCGTGTCCACGCTTCGTGGCGGCGCACGTGGTGGCGCCGTGGCGGCGCGAGCGCCCCGAGTGGCTGGGCGGCTTCACGTATGGGCCCTGGGTGGTGGCGAACCTGACGTTGTCCTCGCCGCCGCGCTCCCGGGGGTTCCCGCTCGCGTGGGACAACGTCTTCTACGAGAGCCGCAGCCTGGGCTACGTGGTGGCCACGCACCAGACGCTGCGCCAGGACGAGCGCGGGCCCACGGTGCTCACGTGGTACCTGCCCATGGACGGCGGGGATGCGAAGGCCGAGCGCGAGAAGGCGCTGTCCGCGACCTACGCGGATTGGGAGTCGCTGGTGATGGCGGACATGGTTCCAGCGCATCCCGGCATCGAGGCGCAGGCGCAGCGGCTGGAGGTGCAGCGCTGGGGCCACGCCATGGTGCGGCCCACGCCTGGCTTCATGTGGGGCGAAGCCCGCAAGGCCGCGGCGGAGAGCCTGGGGCGCACGTTGCACTTCGCGCACTCGGACCTGGGCGGCATGGGCTTGTTCGAAGAGGCCAACTGGTTCGGCGTCCGGGCCGCGGAGCGTGTGCTGGCGGAGCTGGGCCGGCGCGAGTTGAGCTGGCTTTAG
- a CDS encoding polyamine aminopropyltransferase, giving the protein MNKTLLYITVIVIATCGLIYELVVGALASYLLGDSITQFSTVIGGYLFAMGIGSYLSRYVERGVAQRFVEVELAVALLGGICAPMLFLTFTLTDLFRVALYGSVIAIGALVGMEIPLLLRILKDQLKFKDLVSQVLSLDYVGALAASVAFPLLLVPKLGLVRTSLLFGVLNAAVALWSTWLLAPLLGNPLRLRVKAVGLTVLLLVGFAMGDRLTTFYEDQLYADEVVHASSSPYQRIIVTRGKRGFSLFLNGNLQFASLDEYRYHESLVHPAMVRAAKVENVLILGGGDGLAAREVLRYPEVRSVTLVDLDPSMTQLASNFEELVKLNRQSLKDPRMRVVNGDAMQFLTEGTALYDVVIVDFPDPNNFALGKLYTTGFYKLLKKRITPEGVAVVQSTSPLFARRSFWCVETTLKAAGFWTEPYHALVPSFGEWGYVLVASEVPGRHRPLPEGLLFLDDPTMESLTQFPPDMGRLPAEVNRLNNQVLVHYYEAEWQRWN; this is encoded by the coding sequence TTGAACAAGACGCTGCTGTACATCACCGTCATCGTCATCGCGACGTGCGGGCTCATCTACGAGCTCGTCGTCGGGGCGCTCGCCAGCTACCTGCTCGGCGACTCCATCACCCAGTTCTCCACCGTCATTGGTGGCTACCTCTTCGCCATGGGCATTGGCAGCTACCTGTCGCGCTATGTCGAGCGCGGGGTGGCGCAACGCTTCGTGGAGGTGGAGCTGGCGGTGGCGCTGCTGGGCGGCATCTGCGCGCCCATGCTGTTCCTCACCTTCACGCTGACGGACCTGTTCCGCGTGGCGCTGTATGGCAGCGTGATTGCCATTGGCGCGCTGGTGGGCATGGAGATTCCCCTCCTGCTGCGCATCCTCAAGGACCAGCTCAAGTTCAAGGACCTGGTCAGCCAGGTGCTGTCGCTGGACTACGTGGGCGCGCTCGCGGCCAGCGTCGCCTTCCCGCTGCTGCTGGTGCCGAAGCTGGGCCTGGTGCGCACGTCCCTGCTGTTCGGCGTGCTGAACGCGGCGGTGGCGCTGTGGAGCACGTGGTTGCTCGCGCCGCTCTTGGGCAACCCGCTGCGGCTGCGCGTCAAGGCGGTGGGCCTGACGGTGCTGCTGCTGGTGGGCTTCGCCATGGGCGACCGGCTCACCACCTTCTACGAGGACCAGCTCTACGCGGACGAGGTGGTGCACGCCTCCAGCTCGCCGTACCAGCGCATCATCGTCACGCGTGGCAAGCGGGGCTTCTCGCTGTTCCTCAACGGCAACCTCCAGTTCGCCAGCCTGGACGAGTACCGCTACCACGAGTCCCTGGTGCACCCGGCGATGGTGCGCGCGGCGAAGGTGGAGAACGTGCTCATCCTGGGCGGCGGGGACGGGCTGGCCGCGCGGGAGGTGCTGCGCTACCCGGAGGTCCGCTCCGTCACGCTGGTGGACCTGGACCCCTCGATGACGCAGTTGGCGTCCAACTTCGAGGAGCTGGTGAAGCTGAACCGCCAGTCGCTCAAGGACCCCCGGATGCGGGTGGTGAACGGCGACGCCATGCAGTTCCTCACCGAGGGCACCGCGCTGTACGACGTGGTCATCGTGGACTTCCCGGACCCGAACAACTTCGCGCTGGGGAAGCTGTACACCACGGGCTTCTACAAGCTCTTGAAGAAGCGCATCACGCCGGAAGGCGTGGCGGTGGTGCAGAGCACCAGCCCGCTGTTCGCGCGGCGCTCCTTCTGGTGCGTGGAGACGACGCTGAAGGCCGCGGGCTTCTGGACGGAGCCGTACCACGCGCTGGTGCCCTCCTTCGGCGAGTGGGGCTACGTGCTGGTGGCCAGCGAGGTGCCGGGCCGGCACCGGCCGCTGCCCGAAGGGCTGCTGTTCCTGGATGACCCGACGATGGAGTCGCTCACCCAGTTCCCTCCGGACATGGGGCGCTTGCCCGCCGAGGTGAACCGGCTGAACAACCAGGTGCTGGTGCACTACTACGAAGCGGAGTGGCAGCGGTGGAACTGA
- a CDS encoding DUF350 domain-containing protein — MLLLGVVVSVQGVLASIIYSLIGLAVFVAGFYVIRLIMPFDVHKELEADQNTAVGIVIGSFIIGLAIIVAAAISG; from the coding sequence ATGTTGTTACTTGGCGTGGTGGTCAGCGTTCAGGGTGTGCTCGCGAGCATCATCTACTCGCTCATCGGTCTGGCGGTGTTCGTGGCGGGCTTCTACGTCATCCGCCTCATCATGCCGTTCGACGTCCACAAGGAGCTGGAGGCCGACCAGAACACGGCGGTGGGCATCGTCATCGGCTCGTTCATCATCGGCCTGGCCATCATCGTGGCCGCGGCCATCAGTGGATGA